A stretch of DNA from Micropterus dolomieu isolate WLL.071019.BEF.003 ecotype Adirondacks unplaced genomic scaffold, ASM2129224v1 contig_9780, whole genome shotgun sequence:
ATCCGTGAGCCTAATTCATATTTCACACCTGTAATGTGCGTTCAGCTGTACTAACAGATGGTTTCTTCTCCAGAGTCTGATGAACACAAATAAGGAGGACATGAGGGAGCTTGCAGCCCAGCTGTATGCTTTGGTGGTATCCACCATGATTGGCAATGAGCTGCAGATGGCTGTGCACAACCTGGTCAAAATCACCAAAGACAACCATGTATGCCACTTTGTCTCTATGGAGCACTTGATATTTGCTTTATTGCTTTAAGTGTGCATTTTTAACTTGTGTGTTGGTTTTGTTGGACCACAGAGTCCTGAGACTCAGCATGGCGCCATCTTGGCTCTCGGCTACATGGTGGGAAGGTACATGAGCAAGAAGAAAGCTGTCACCTCTAGTGACTCAATGCACGACATGGGGCAGCAAATCACCTCCCAAGAAGATCATCAACTTGTTGCCATGGCCACCAAGACAATTGGTATGTAATTATTTAGCAATATTTTCCTGCAGTTTAGATTTCATTCATTGACTTCATTAGCTTAAAGAGTCAATGTGAAGTTATTTGCTTAGATTGTGATAAGGAGTTATAaagaaaattgttttgttatctcCTTTCTGTAACctaaaattaatttgttttgtcattaaaaattaaattaaaacaagttAAATCTGTCTGTATGGGTTCCTCCCTCAGTATgggttaatgtgtgtgtgtgtgtgtgtgtgttcccatcCAGGTTCCTTCCTGGACAGCAGTAGTGCACTGCTGGCTGTAGCAGCGTGTACAGCTCTGGGAGAAATTGGGCGGAATGGCACCTTGCCAATCCCTGCAGAGGGGGAGGGCTTCACCAAACTGTCAACCGTGGAAAACCTACTGGCTCGCATCCCCTCTGGCAAGGAGAGCACAAAGGTAACCTCAGACTCCACGAAACGAAGGTGGTTGCTGTGATATTTTCGTTAGTGATTTACACTGTAGTGCTTTGCAATATGATATGGCGATGTATATCGTTTGACGGTCTATCGTTTACATCAGTATTACccatttctgttcagtctcagactagggctgggcgatatatCTGTATTATGCGTTATACCgattataatttcaaaagagataaaattagacaatactgtttataccaatatagtttgatgttgagttacaTAACGTTTCCACGCAGCCATCTACTCACAAACAACAAGGAGGGAGACACAGTACTGGTCGACACTGTTGAAGACCTGGCTTGTTAAAAGAATAATAACGGTTCAgttagtgtttcccacacatacgcTTTCCTTGAGCGGGCCAgccaggtatattaacggccacccaggtatatttggtgaccagtgttgggcaagttactcagaaattgtaatatattactagttacttattactccttaaaaaaataatattactttacttattactgggtgttaaaagtaactagttacgttagtcgttatgttactatattactttccagtgtttcccacagaatgacagtgggGGTGGGGTTTCTAACTTTGGACcggtttgtgcagcggtgttcaccggagagagagagagagaaagagggagcgagcgaGGAGatgctgcacgaatatatgctcctcaatcaaatatgattttaaatacgcctagtaaaaaaaaaaaaaagtagaaaatcaatatgtggcggtcagcgttggtAATTATCCAAATTACAGGCGAATTATGGGAAACATGCTTTCACAACCACCCCCCTTCActcccaaacaaagcagtctcccccgactttttaactaatatcctattcaacagcagcaaggagtgtggtttttacaaagtatatagcctaggcctaacgtttcttatAACCAcccactgaaataaaaaaataaagcaactAAATCCcaacttttaaacagctgtttttctgcacatgtaacCTGTTCATAAGAGCAGtcttcagtagttacaaaacgttagGTTagcgccactctctcccgacgagtccaagcatcagtggcagtagctaccggagtttctttctgtaagtttcacgttggtGTGCTGTATAATggcaataatggcagtagcttcttacagctgtggaaagaacgcctctctcccttgttctgctttcttcctttagttttggctatcagcggacatgaagTGGATAAGAAaacgtgcctttggtgtgagagacttgggttcaactccccactatgacacatccaccactgtgtccctgagcaagacacttaacccctagttgctccagaggtgtgcgacctctgacatacagtgaggaaaataagt
This window harbors:
- the LOC123965471 gene encoding proteasome adapter and scaffold protein ECM29-like, which produces IVLYLRMCLAYSAGAKPMSMRLADMQDDAPAIGHYIQTLLSSEHQSSVKSSEANPVHVYMDLLQQLLSAVGGIPVMYCLLEVVSVCPEKLAPRFVDKIDWIKSLMNTNKEDMRELAAQLYALVVSTMIGNELQMAVHNLVKITKDNHSPETQHGAILALGYMVGRYMSKKKAVTSSDSMHDMGQQITSQEDHQLVAMATKTIGSFLDSSSALLAVAACTALGEIGRNGTLPIPAEGEGFTKLSTVENLLARIPSGKESTKFWLSADMKWIRKRAFG